In Thermovirga sp., the DNA window CGGTCGCCGAGGCCCGCCGGTCCATCCACCTGGCGGCGACGCCGGTGACCACGGAATGCGTCTTCCCCGAAAGCAGGTTGAGCATCCGGAAAGCATCACCGGCGTTTATGGGTTTTCCCAGGATCATCGCTCCAAGCAAGACTACCGTATCCGCCGCGATCACCAGGGAATCCCTTTGAAAAGCGAAAACCGAATCGGCCTTCGCCTCCGCCAGCCTTCGCACCTGCTCCCTGGGATCGCCCTCTTCCGAGATTCTCTCTTCGACCACGGGAGGTACAACCTTGAAGTTCCACCCCAGGTCTCGGAGAAGCGCTTCGCGTCTCGGGCTGGTCGAGGCCAGGACAACGTCGGGGAAAAATCGGGGGCCACGCTCCATCATCGAATGGCCAACACCCCGAAGATTCCCCCGAGGAACGTACCCAAGTTTGCGCGGATATAAAGCCGAAATCCGAAATCGATCACGATGAGGTTGATGTTCCTCATGTCGAAACCGGCATCTATGATGTTACGAAAAAACCTCTCGGTGACAGTGAACCTCTGCAGGTAAACACCCACAAAGCTGCCAAAGATTATGCAAAGGGTTACGATCCACCATCCTTCTTTGTACGCGGTTTTCGCCATATCATCACCCCCTGATCAGATTGAGGGCCACAACGAAAAGGCCCGCCATAATGCAGTAGATGGAAAAGAAACCCAGTCGTCCCCTGACGATAACCCTGCGAAGAATGCTTAACGCCAGAAGCCCCGACCCGAAGGCGACCGCCATCCCGATCCACCAACCCTTGGGCAGCGACGAAAGCACGCTTGATAGGCCCCCCGCTTCGATCACCTCGAGTACGGCCGCCCCGAAGATCGCGGGGAGGGAGAGGAGAAAGGAAAAGGTGAAAGCCTCTTCACGGGAAAGACCCGCCCTGAGTCCTATCACGATGGTCGACCCCGACCTTGATATGCCAGGAAAGATCGCCAGGCCCTGGGCGATACCGACCTTGAGGGCCGATGGCAACGACACGGGGAGGTTTGCGGGGGAGATCCTGCTCCCATAGTGCAGAACGAACCCCGTCACCAGGAGGGCGAACCCGACGAAAAGTGCAGAAGAGAAAAGGGATTCCGCCACCGGCTTGATGACAAAGGCCACGGCACCGGTTGCCAATGTGCCCGCGATGACACTCCAGCCATACCTCCAGCCGGGGAGACAGCGACTTCCCACTGAAAAGAGCCCCTTGAACCACTCGCGGGCGGTTTTCACTATATCATCCCGAAAGAAAATAAGCGTAGCGGCCATGGTGGCCAGGTGGAGCATAACTGCAAAGGAGAGGGCCGGCTCCGACCACCCGAAAAACCTCTGCGCGATCACGAGATGGCCTGAACTACTTACGGGAAGGAATTCGGTGATACCCTGGACAAGACCCAGCAGGGCGGACTGAAGATGCAAGGGTCATGCCTCCTTGGAGCGGATGTGGTTTATATCCTTGACTATCAGGGCTATGTTGTTGGCGTGGTCGCCCACCCGTTCAAGGTTGCTCAGAATATCGATGAATATCACTCCCGAACCGGGGTTGCATACACCCTGATTTAACCTGTCGATGTGGCGCCTTCTGAGGTTTCTTTCCATTGCGTCGATGTCGTCTTCCAGTGAGAAGACCTGGCGGGCCTTCTCCGCATCGGCCGTATCGAGGGCCTCCACGGCGAGTCTCACGGTCTTCTCCGAAAGGTTTATCATAACCTCGAATTCTTCCATGGCAACATCGGAGAAGGGGAGGTTGTGCTCGATCTTGTATTCATAGAGCTCTATCAGGTTCTCGGCGTGATCACCCACCCTTTCGATATCGCCCACTCCGTTTACGTAGCTGGACAAAGAGGAGGAAAGGACAGGGGGGAGACTGACCTGCATCAACTCCGCCGAGTAGGACGTGACTTCCCTGTTCAATTCGTTCACAACCTTCTCGGTCTGGTGGACCTGTTCGATCATCCTCCGGTCATCATCGGTAAAGGCGGTTTTGACGTCTCTCAGCATATCCAAGGTGAGCAGTCCCATCCTGACAAGTTCTTTCCTGACAGCGTCAACGGCTGCAATGGGCGAGGCCTTGATCAGGTTCCTGTCCAGGAACCGGGGGCCCATCAGGATTACCGCCTCATCATCGGGAATAATGGCCTTCACGAGCTGCACGAAGGGGGTCACGAAAGGCAGAAACAGTATGGTGTTGAGAACATTGAAAAGGGTATGGGCGTTGGCGAGCTGCCTGGCTATGTCCGAAGAGGTCAGGAGCACCAGGCTTTTGAAGGGGCCGATAAAGGCCAGGAAAACGATCGCTCCGATGATCTTGAATAGGACGTGCGCAAAGGCCGACTGTCTCGCCGAACGGTTCATCCCCAGCGAGGCCAGCACCGCCGTAATGGTGGTGCCTATGTTATCTCCGAAAAGGATGGGTACGGCCGAGTCCAGGGTGAGCAGCCCCTGGGATGCCATGACGATGGTCAGCCCTACCGTGGCGGAGCTCGACTGGACCAGCATGGTGAGGAGCGTTCCTGCCAACACTCCCAGCAAGGGGTGATGCCGGAAGGCGAGGAAAATATCCTGGCGTTCCCTGATGAAGAGCATGGCGTTCCCCATGGTCAGCATCCCCAGGAAAAGAAGCCCGAAACCGACGATCCCATTCCCTACGAACTTTTGCCTCTTGCTCCTTCCGAAGACGGCGAACAGCATTCCCACCCCGATCATCGGCAGGGCGAAGTCACCTATTTTGAAGGCTACAAGCTGTGCCGTGACGGTGGTGCCTATCGCCGCCCCCATCATGACCCCAACGGACTGCTTCAGGGTCATCATGCCCGCATGGACGAAACTGGCAGCCATCACCGTCGTCGCGCCGCTGGCCTGGATCACGGCCGTCATCAACGCCCCCACGAGGACGCCTTTCAGGGGTGAACTCGTCAGGGCCGATATAAGGCGCCTCATCCTGTCACCCGCGAGGTCCTGCAGCGACTCCCCCATCAACTTGATACCGAAGAGGAAGAGCCCTACCCCTCCCAAGAGGTTGAAAAGAAGTCCCGTCGTCAAAACCATACCTCCCTTGCCAGGCAAAAACCCAACGAGGATCCGTCCCGCGTCAAAAAACGCTATCTCTCAACTATCGTGACAAGGACTTTTATCACCGGCAGGGCCCTGATATGCTTTTTCAATACATTTCGGACCCTGCTCCTCACCTTTTGGGCGATCCGTTGTTCATTCTCGCCGGTCCGTACCGTGTGCTTTTCCAAGGTATTCTCGATCTCCAGGGTGAGGTCGCCCCTTAACTGTTCCGCGTCGTCCATGTGGAGAAATCCTATACTTTCGATCAGGGGTCGAGCGGCGAGGCGGTATTCGCCGTCGAGGACCAGCGACACCACCACAACTCCTTCCTCGGAGATCTCCAGCCTTTCCTTGAGCAGGCTGTTCTGCATCTCGCCCAGGACCATGCCGTCGACAAGGATACCGCCCGATGGGACGACTCCCCGGCGAACCTGGGCCTTGTTTCCATCCAGGCTGAGCACATCGCCATTTTGAAGCACAAAGGTGTTCTTCTGGGGGATATCCATCTCCTGGGCCAGCTTGGCGTGCCTGACAAGGTGCCGGTACTCGCCGTGGAGGGGGACAAAGTACTTGGGCCTCACGATGCTGAGCATCATCTTGAGTTCTTCCCTTGCCGCGTGGCCTGAAACGTGAACCTCCTGGTCTCGGTCATAGACCACCTCGCAACCGCATTCGAAAAGGCGGTTGATAGTCCTGCTGACAAGCCGTTCGTTCCCGGGAATGGGAGAGGCAAAGACCGCCACCAGGTCACCGGGACCAAGGTTGACGAAACGGTGTTCGCCCTTGCTCATCCTCACGAGACCCGAGAAGGGCTCGCCCTGGCTACCGGTGGTGAGGACGATGAGCTTGTTGTTGGGCACCTGGCCCGCTTCCTCCATGGGAATGAGGGCGTCCCTCTCAACATCGACGTAGCCCAGGTCGATAGCTAGGTTCACGTTCTGGATCATGCTCCTTCCCATGAGGGCTACCTTCCTGTTGAACCTGGACGCCGCTTGGAGTATCTGCTGAGACCTGTGGAGGTTGGTGGAAAAAGCGGCTATAATGACTCTTTTATTCCGGTGAAGCCGGAGCAGCCGCTCCAGTGTTCTTCCAATAATCCTCTCCGACTGGGTGAAACCCGGCCTTTCCACGTTCGTCGAATCGGAAAGCATCAGCAGGACTCCCTTGCTCCCGTAATCGGCGAAGGCCGAATAATCCGTTATCCTTCCGTCCACGGGAGTCGGGTCCAGTTTGAAGTCACCGGTATGAATGACCGTCCCGACCGGCGTCTCCACGGCCAACCCCACTCCATCGGGGATCGAGTGGCATACCGAAAGAAAGGTAACGTCAAAGCACCCCAGGCTGAACCTCTCCCCTGACTTGATTTCGATCGACCTGGGCTTGTAATCCGGGCAGGAATCCTGGAACTTGGCGTCGACCATGGCCAGTGTGAGCTTTGTCCCGTAAAGGGGCACATCTATCCTGGGCAGGATGAAGGGCAGGCTCCCGATATGGTCCTCGTGGCCATGGGTGAGAACAAGACCCCGGATCCTCTCGCGGTTTTCGAAAAGGTAGGAGGCGTCGGGGATCACGAAATCTATGCCCAGCATCTCCTCGTCGGGGAACATCAGGCCACAGTCCACGACGATTATGTCCTCGCCGAATTCGAGGACGAACATGTTCTTGCCTATCTGGCCCAGGCCTCCAAGGGGAATGAAACGAAGTTCATCCCTGGCGGGGGCTTTTCGCCCACGCTTCCCTCTCGGGGCTTTTGACGACATCGATACACCTCCGGCTTCATCGTCCTGACCGCTCGGCGGTCAGTGACACGGCACAACAATACTTCCCGGGTCAAGGCAGGCGCCCGGGAATGTTACAGTATCAGCCGGCCCGCCCGGCTTAATCACTGAAATCTTGAGTACTCTCACCGGGTGCCGCGCGATCGGAAGAAGCGGCCTCCGTGAAATCCTTTCTCGACGCGATAACCGGCTGCTCAGGGGCGGCGTTGTGATCCCCGCGTTTTGAAATCACCTCGAGCAAAGCGTCGGCGCCGTCTTCGGCATGAAAGGCTTTTATGAACCTCCTCGCCCATTCGGTGGTCTCGTCGACTATCCTCGCATGGATTCCCTCGGGAAGGGCCATGATAGCATCATGGAAGGACTTGTTGGCTTTCTTGTAGTCTCCCGACTTGCGTGAGAATCCCTGGCCATCGGCCCACCGCACCATTTTTTCCCAGAGTTCCAAGGTGATGCCTCTATCGGGCTCCTTGACGTAGGAGCCGTCCCTCACGACGGCGTTGCCCGTGGCGGGGTCCATCTCAAGGCCATAGACGATATTTTGCCAAAGGGTGCCCACGTTGCCCTTATTTATTCCGAATTCGGAAAACCGGGACACCTTGTCGAGAGGAGTGCCCGATATCCCGTGCTGGGCTATGGTTACGCCATAGGGCGCGATGGCACCGGCAATCTCCCCGGTTCGCTTGAGGTCGATTCCCTCGGCCTCTCCGGCGGCGCTGTCGTAGGTTCCGTGCTTACTTCCGTTGGAGATGGCGAGAAAGTCTGGAAAGACACCCCAGGAGTTCAACCCACCGACGAAAAACAGGGCCTCCTCGACCGTGGTCAGTTCACCGGGTCCCTTGATCTCTCCCACCTCCACCTCGAGCCCCAGGTAAGCCGGGACGTGCATCGCCGCGTCCCTCGTGTAGCAGAGGTTTTCCCAGTCGGGGCAGTGGGAGGCGTCGATCGCCACCGATGTCCACCCCAGTTCGACCAGTTTCCCCAGGTGGGAAATGGATTTCAAAAGGTCTTCCCTGGATTTGATGGCATAATGATCCACGTGGAGGCCGAAGGGCACTCCTCCTCCAAGTTCGCTGGAATACCTAAGGGCCATAGCGGGCACGTTCTCGAAGGTGCATCCGCAGTATGTGTTCTCCGACTTGGCCAGTTCCAGCAATACGAAAGCGTTGAGTTCCTTGGCGGCTGCGAGGACGCCCTTTATCGTAAGGGGGTTGCGCACGTTAGCCGCGAGGACGATGGAGTCCGTCCTTCTCGCCGCGGCCGCGATGTCCCTGCCGCTGACCAGGGCCACGGGTTCGCTGCCGAAAACGGACTGGACGTTAAGAGGCCGTTTTTCGAGCAGTTCGCGGTAAGACCTGCTGCTTTGATCCATTTTAGAACACCTCCCGGTAATGTCCGCACACATTGTACAATGAAGATGGTCCTTCATTCACGGCCATGGCCATGCTCTTTCGTGGTTTCCACAACTTGGATATTCAACAGGCCGTGACATTGACGGTTCCGCTTGACCCGTGATAATATAGCCGGCGCGCTACGAAAACGATCCTTGGGGGATCGTCTAATAGGCAGGACGCTTGACTCTGGATCAAGAAGTCGGGGTTCGAGTCCCTGTCCCCCAGCCAACAATTACGAAGGGCCCCATCGTCTAGTGGTCTAGGACCCAGGGTTCTCAGTCCTGTAACACGGGTTCGAATCCCGTTGGGGCTACCAAAAATAGCGAGGCGGACCCCCTTTTTCGGGGGGATCCGCCTTTTTATTCCGGAGCCTTCAGGTTGTACACCGGCCGAAGCAGCGCCAATATCTCGACGGCCTCGCCGACTTCGTCCCTTATGTCCTCCCATCTTTTGTAGGCCATAGGCGATTCATCGATGGTTTCCCTGAGAATAGAGGTCGAAAAAACGCCCTCCATGCTCTTCCTGAAGGACTCCATCGTGATGGTGCCTTCCTTCAGCCTGCGCGTCATCTCCTTGCGGCTGAAAAGGCGTCCTGCTCCGTGGGGTGCCGAGTAATTGTAAGCCGGGTTGCCCTTTCCGACTCCCAGCACGATGCCCGAGGCCATATTCAAAGGGATGACCAACCTTTCGCCCTTGTGGGCGGAGATGGCACCCTTCCTCACGATGCCATCCTTTTCGCTGATGTAATTGTGTACGCTGTCGATAAGGGTTCCCTCGTTCAACTTCAGGCCGAAGAAGGAGATGACCCTGTCGGCGATGATGAATCGGTTCAGCCTGGCGTATTCCTGGGCTATGCGGAGCCACTTCATGTACTCGCTCCCTCCCTTGTCGAGGGGGAGGTGCTCAAGGCCACGGGGGAGCGAGGCGGCAATCCCGATCCTGGACTGGTAGCGCCGGGCCATGTTCTGGAAGAAATTCGCAACCTGGAAACCAAAATGTCGGCTGCCGGTATGTACTGCAAGAAATAGGGAGCCCTTTGGGTCTTTGTTGATTTCGATAAAGTGATTCCCGCCCCCAAGGGTCCCAAACTGGCTCCAAGCGGGGCGTCTCGGCCTCCGGGAGAGCAGGGTGCTGTAGAATTCCTCATCGGCGCGGCCGCCCAGAACCTTTGCCCTGGCGCCCCGGTCGGGAAAACGGGACTCGAACCAGTTGAGTATCCCCATATCGCGATGATGGGTCTTTCCGAGGGGGATGCTGTCCCTGGTGAATTTATCAAGGGCACCGAAGTCGATGTCACCCTGCTTCACCCCCTCAATAGGTGCAAGGAGAACGCCGCAACCTATATCGACGCCGACGACGTTTGGTATGACGGCGTTCTTAAACCTTCCGGTAAAACCTATGACGCAGCCCGCCCCCAGGTGGCAGTCGGGCATGATGGCCACCAGGCCGTCGACGGCGGGATGGGTCGCTATATCCCTGATCTGGGCCATGGTCGGCTCATCCACGTCCCTGGCATGGATCACCAGTTCTGTCATGTCAACCACTCCTATATGAATTTTTCAAAGTCACGAAAAATTCTCCCAGGAACATGATAACATCTGTAGGCCAACCATGAGGACGGTGGGAGACGACATGGACTCAAAAGACCAGGTGAGGCCGCCTTCGGCGATCGAAAGGCCCTGCTTCGTTTTCAGGGGCGATCTTCTGCTGCTGAGGACGGAACCGGAACCCGAATTACCATCCTGGGAGGATATAGCGGGGCTTCCCTTCTCGGAGCAGAGCCCGCGGAACTGGATGACGGGTCGGCCCGGCAACCACTGGGTATCCCTGAGAGAGGACGAAGCGTTCCCTGGGGGGATGGAACTGGTATCCCTGAGGGACATCTGGTCCCTCTTGGGTGAGCGCACTTTCTTCGAGGCCGGAAGGGCCTTCCAGCTCATGGAATGGTCCCGCCGGAACCGCTTCTGCGGACGCTGCGCCACCCCTATGCGCGAGGTCGAGAACGAGACCGCCCTGGAGTGTCCCTCCTGCGGTTTGCTCAGCTACCCCCCCGTCACTCCCGCCGTCATCGTCGCCGTGGTAAAGGACGGGAAACTGCTCCTGGCCAGGAACAGCCGTTTCCCCAAGGGCAGGTACAGCGTAATCGCCGGGTTCGTCGAACCGGGAGAGACCCTGGAGGGCGCCGTTGAGAGGGAAGTAATGGAAGAAGTCTCCATCAGGGTGAAGAACATCGCTTACTTCGGGAGCCAGCCCTGGCCCTTTCCCCACTCGATGATGGTGGGTTTCCGCGCCGAATGGAAATCGGGAGAGATAAAGGCGGACGGCGACGAGATAGAGAGCGCCGCCTGGTTCTCGCCCGACTGCCTCCCCGATATACCTCCGAGCCTCAGCATTTCAAGAAGGCTCATAGACGATTACCTGGCCAGGCACGCCTGACTTAAGAGCGCGCGCCCTCGCCGGCAGGCTCAGTTCTTGGGTTTCCCCTTGCGGAGTTCCTCCTCCCAGGTGATCAGAGAGTGATAGTAAACGCGGTCGCCGTCATCGTCCAGGCCCCTGGTGAGTTCGCTGATATGGGTGTGTCCGGCCTGGACCCTTTCAAGGACATGGCTGACGGCCTGTTCAGGTATGCTCTCCGCTCCGCAGGTATAGATATCCAGGGCGAGGTACCCGGCTTCGGGCCAAGTGTGCACCGATAGATGGGATTCGCTGATAACCACGACACCGCTGACCCCATTGGGAGGGAACCGATGGAAGGAAACCGCCCAGACATGGGTATTGGCCTTCCGCGCGGCCTCGACGAGGATCTCCTGCATCCTGTCGACCTCGCCAATGACGTCACCACAACCTGAAGCCTCGACAATATAGTGAATCCCCCTAGGGTCCATGGCTTCTCCTCCCCGGGATGGTCTCCCTCGAATAGATGCGGAAAATCTAGAAAAAATAACCTTTTTGCAATTCCGGGTAGAGCGGGAAGGACCCGGCAAGGTCCCTCACCGTCGAGGCTACCCGGTCCATCGCCGATCGTTCTTTCCTCTCCGTGAGGGCAAGATCGATGATCTCGGCCACCAAGGCCATCTCCTTCTCCTTCATGCCCCTCGTAGTGAGTGCCGGTGTGCCCAGCCTGATACCGCTGGTCACCATGGGTTTCTCGGGATCAAAGGGTATCATATTTTTGTTGACGGTGATACCCACCTGGCCCAGTATGTCCGTGGCTTCCTTACCGGTAAGGCCCTTGCTGCGGAGATCTAAAAGCAGCATGTGGTTATCGGTGCCGCCCGCGACCAGCCTGTATCCCCTGTCGCCCAGGCCTGCAGCGAGGGCCTTGGCGTTTTTCACGATCTGCGCGGCGTATTCCTTGAACTCCGGCCTCATGGCCATCAGGAAACAGGTGGCCTTACCGGCGATGACATGCATGAAGGGCCCTCCCTGTATACCGGGAAAGACGTTACGGTCCAGGTCGGCGGCATACTTGTCCCTGCAAAGGATAAGGGCGCCCCTTGGTCCCCTCAAGGTCTTGTGGGTCGTCGTGGTGATAAAATCCGAGTGCGGGACGGGGCTGGGGTGAACCCCGCCGGCGACCAAGCCCGCTATATGGGCCATGTCCGACATGAGATAGGCGCCCACTTCCGCTGCGATATCGCCAAAGCGTTTGAAATCGATGAGACGGGGATAAGCGCTGGCGCCGGCTACGATAATTTTAGGCCTGTTCTCGCGGGCCAGCCTGGCCACCTCGTCGTAATCTATGGTCTCCGTCTCCCTGTCGACACCGTAGGGTATTATTTCG includes these proteins:
- the maf gene encoding septum formation protein Maf, with translation MERGPRFFPDVVLASTSPRREALLRDLGWNFKVVPPVVEERISEEGDPREQVRRLAEAKADSVFAFQRDSLVIAADTVVLLGAMILGKPINAGDAFRMLNLLSGKTHSVVTGVAARWMDRRASATEETLVTFRDLSETQIKAYLSGNESEDKAGAYAIQGLGSLLVRSIRGCYFNVVGLPLFRLSRLLEGMGLPLEDQWGERV
- a CDS encoding Na/Pi cotransporter family protein translates to MTTGLLFNLLGGVGLFLFGIKLMGESLQDLAGDRMRRLISALTSSPLKGVLVGALMTAVIQASGATTVMAASFVHAGMMTLKQSVGVMMGAAIGTTVTAQLVAFKIGDFALPMIGVGMLFAVFGRSKRQKFVGNGIVGFGLLFLGMLTMGNAMLFIRERQDIFLAFRHHPLLGVLAGTLLTMLVQSSSATVGLTIVMASQGLLTLDSAVPILFGDNIGTTITAVLASLGMNRSARQSAFAHVLFKIIGAIVFLAFIGPFKSLVLLTSSDIARQLANAHTLFNVLNTILFLPFVTPFVQLVKAIIPDDEAVILMGPRFLDRNLIKASPIAAVDAVRKELVRMGLLTLDMLRDVKTAFTDDDRRMIEQVHQTEKVVNELNREVTSYSAELMQVSLPPVLSSSLSSYVNGVGDIERVGDHAENLIELYEYKIEHNLPFSDVAMEEFEVMINLSEKTVRLAVEALDTADAEKARQVFSLEDDIDAMERNLRRRHIDRLNQGVCNPGSGVIFIDILSNLERVGDHANNIALIVKDINHIRSKEA
- a CDS encoding RtcB family protein, with translation MTELVIHARDVDEPTMAQIRDIATHPAVDGLVAIMPDCHLGAGCVIGFTGRFKNAVIPNVVGVDIGCGVLLAPIEGVKQGDIDFGALDKFTRDSIPLGKTHHRDMGILNWFESRFPDRGARAKVLGGRADEEFYSTLLSRRPRRPAWSQFGTLGGGNHFIEINKDPKGSLFLAVHTGSRHFGFQVANFFQNMARRYQSRIGIAASLPRGLEHLPLDKGGSEYMKWLRIAQEYARLNRFIIADRVISFFGLKLNEGTLIDSVHNYISEKDGIVRKGAISAHKGERLVIPLNMASGIVLGVGKGNPAYNYSAPHGAGRLFSRKEMTRRLKEGTITMESFRKSMEGVFSTSILRETIDESPMAYKRWEDIRDEVGEAVEILALLRPVYNLKAPE
- a CDS encoding ribonuclease J, with the protein product MSSKAPRGKRGRKAPARDELRFIPLGGLGQIGKNMFVLEFGEDIIVVDCGLMFPDEEMLGIDFVIPDASYLFENRERIRGLVLTHGHEDHIGSLPFILPRIDVPLYGTKLTLAMVDAKFQDSCPDYKPRSIEIKSGERFSLGCFDVTFLSVCHSIPDGVGLAVETPVGTVIHTGDFKLDPTPVDGRITDYSAFADYGSKGVLLMLSDSTNVERPGFTQSERIIGRTLERLLRLHRNKRVIIAAFSTNLHRSQQILQAASRFNRKVALMGRSMIQNVNLAIDLGYVDVERDALIPMEEAGQVPNNKLIVLTTGSQGEPFSGLVRMSKGEHRFVNLGPGDLVAVFASPIPGNERLVSRTINRLFECGCEVVYDRDQEVHVSGHAAREELKMMLSIVRPKYFVPLHGEYRHLVRHAKLAQEMDIPQKNTFVLQNGDVLSLDGNKAQVRRGVVPSGGILVDGMVLGEMQNSLLKERLEISEEGVVVVSLVLDGEYRLAARPLIESIGFLHMDDAEQLRGDLTLEIENTLEKHTVRTGENEQRIAQKVRSRVRNVLKKHIRALPVIKVLVTIVER
- a CDS encoding undecaprenyl-diphosphate phosphatase yields the protein MHLQSALLGLVQGITEFLPVSSSGHLVIAQRFFGWSEPALSFAVMLHLATMAATLIFFRDDIVKTAREWFKGLFSVGSRCLPGWRYGWSVIAGTLATGAVAFVIKPVAESLFSSALFVGFALLVTGFVLHYGSRISPANLPVSLPSALKVGIAQGLAIFPGISRSGSTIVIGLRAGLSREEAFTFSFLLSLPAIFGAAVLEVIEAGGLSSVLSSLPKGWWIGMAVAFGSGLLALSILRRVIVRGRLGFFSIYCIMAGLFVVALNLIRG
- a CDS encoding adenosylmethionine decarboxylase, whose product is MDPRGIHYIVEASGCGDVIGEVDRMQEILVEAARKANTHVWAVSFHRFPPNGVSGVVVISESHLSVHTWPEAGYLALDIYTCGAESIPEQAVSHVLERVQAGHTHISELTRGLDDDGDRVYYHSLITWEEELRKGKPKN
- a CDS encoding serine hydroxymethyltransferase, whose product is MKSVMGDADPEIDSLVQSEFERQRQSLELIASENFVPLNILQAQGSVLTNKYAEGYPHRKYYGGCEFVESAEELAAKRACELFGAEHANVQPHSGTQANMGVYFTVLEPGDSILAMDLAQGGHLSHGHPLNFSGRFFEIIPYGVDRETETIDYDEVARLARENRPKIIVAGASAYPRLIDFKRFGDIAAEVGAYLMSDMAHIAGLVAGGVHPSPVPHSDFITTTTHKTLRGPRGALILCRDKYAADLDRNVFPGIQGGPFMHVIAGKATCFLMAMRPEFKEYAAQIVKNAKALAAGLGDRGYRLVAGGTDNHMLLLDLRSKGLTGKEATDILGQVGITVNKNMIPFDPEKPMVTSGIRLGTPALTTRGMKEKEMALVAEIIDLALTERKERSAMDRVASTVRDLAGSFPLYPELQKGYFF
- the nudC gene encoding NAD(+) diphosphatase: MDSKDQVRPPSAIERPCFVFRGDLLLLRTEPEPELPSWEDIAGLPFSEQSPRNWMTGRPGNHWVSLREDEAFPGGMELVSLRDIWSLLGERTFFEAGRAFQLMEWSRRNRFCGRCATPMREVENETALECPSCGLLSYPPVTPAVIVAVVKDGKLLLARNSRFPKGRYSVIAGFVEPGETLEGAVEREVMEEVSIRVKNIAYFGSQPWPFPHSMMVGFRAEWKSGEIKADGDEIESAAWFSPDCLPDIPPSLSISRRLIDDYLARHA
- a CDS encoding class II fructose-bisphosphate aldolase; the protein is MDQSSRSYRELLEKRPLNVQSVFGSEPVALVSGRDIAAAARRTDSIVLAANVRNPLTIKGVLAAAKELNAFVLLELAKSENTYCGCTFENVPAMALRYSSELGGGVPFGLHVDHYAIKSREDLLKSISHLGKLVELGWTSVAIDASHCPDWENLCYTRDAAMHVPAYLGLEVEVGEIKGPGELTTVEEALFFVGGLNSWGVFPDFLAISNGSKHGTYDSAAGEAEGIDLKRTGEIAGAIAPYGVTIAQHGISGTPLDKVSRFSEFGINKGNVGTLWQNIVYGLEMDPATGNAVVRDGSYVKEPDRGITLELWEKMVRWADGQGFSRKSGDYKKANKSFHDAIMALPEGIHARIVDETTEWARRFIKAFHAEDGADALLEVISKRGDHNAAPEQPVIASRKDFTEAASSDRAAPGESTQDFSD